One Bos taurus isolate L1 Dominette 01449 registration number 42190680 breed Hereford chromosome 3, ARS-UCD2.0, whole genome shotgun sequence DNA window includes the following coding sequences:
- the LOC112445995 gene encoding guanylate-binding protein 7 isoform X1: protein MERSFKDDKRMFQKKLVDIMEKTKDSFMIQNEEASVKYYEAELKQLSESLMKSISGGTFFVPGGHSLYLEARNKFKQDYKLVPRKGVKANQVLQSFLQSQAGVEEAILQADQALTDADKAMAAECAKKDAAKREQELLREKQNEEEQKMEVQERSFKENLAQVQEKMDRERENLRREQETMLEHKLKMQKELLTEGSKKEAEALSKEIDQLKEGDLPHPGIEPRSPELQVDSLPAEPQGKPKNTGVGSLSHLQGIFPTQELNQGLLQYGLFFAN, encoded by the exons ATGGAGCGCTCCTTCAAGGATGACAAGCGGATGTTCCAGAAGAAGCTCGTG GACATCATGGAGAAAACGAAGGACAGTTTCATGATCCAGAATGAAGAGGCTTCTGTCAAATATTATGAGGCTGAGCTTAAACAGCTTTCAGAATCCTTGATGAAAAGTATTTCAGGAGGCACATTCTTTGTCCCTGGAGGACACAGTCTCTATTTAGAAGCAAGGAACAAGTTTAAACAAGACTATAAACTGGTTCCCAGGAAAGGAGTTAAG GCAAACCAGGTCCTCCAGAGCTTCCTGCAGTCACAGGCAGGAGTAGAGGAAGCCATCCTGCAGGCAGACCAGGCCCTCACAGATGCGGACAAAGCCATGGCAG CTGAGTGTGCCAAGAAGGATGCAGCTAAGAGGGAACAGGAGCTGCtaagagagaaacagaatgaagaggaacaaaaaatggAGGTACAAGAGAGAAGCTTCAAAGAAAACCTGGCCCAAGTGCAAGAGAAGATGGATAGGGAAAGAGAAAACCTTCGGAGAGAGCAGGAAACCATGCTGGAGCACAAGCTGAAG ATGCAAAAAGAGTTACTCACAGAAGGATCCAAAAAGGAAGCTGAGGCATTAAGTAAAGAGATAGATCAACTAAAAGAAG gggatcttccacacccaggaatcgaacccaggtctcctgaattgcaggtggattctttaccagctgaaccacaagggaagcccaagaacactggagtgggtagcctatcccatctccaggggatcttccccacccaggaattgaaccagggtctcctgcaatacGGCctattctttgccaactga
- the LOC112445995 gene encoding guanylate-binding protein 7 isoform X2 produces MERSFKDDKRMFQKKLVDIMEKTKDSFMIQNEEASVKYYEAELKQLSESLMKSISGGTFFVPGGHSLYLEARNKFKQDYKLVPRKGVKANQVLQSFLQSQAGVEEAILQADQALTDADKAMAAECAKKDAAKREQELLREKQNEEEQKMEVQERSFKENLAQVQEKMDRERENLRREQETMLEHKLKMQKELLTEGSKKEAEALSKEIDQLKEGIQTTEKSFNISDVLDMMSMALIAVLPGAYKVLGMGLKLISDRKKGAEKPY; encoded by the exons ATGGAGCGCTCCTTCAAGGATGACAAGCGGATGTTCCAGAAGAAGCTCGTG GACATCATGGAGAAAACGAAGGACAGTTTCATGATCCAGAATGAAGAGGCTTCTGTCAAATATTATGAGGCTGAGCTTAAACAGCTTTCAGAATCCTTGATGAAAAGTATTTCAGGAGGCACATTCTTTGTCCCTGGAGGACACAGTCTCTATTTAGAAGCAAGGAACAAGTTTAAACAAGACTATAAACTGGTTCCCAGGAAAGGAGTTAAG GCAAACCAGGTCCTCCAGAGCTTCCTGCAGTCACAGGCAGGAGTAGAGGAAGCCATCCTGCAGGCAGACCAGGCCCTCACAGATGCGGACAAAGCCATGGCAG CTGAGTGTGCCAAGAAGGATGCAGCTAAGAGGGAACAGGAGCTGCtaagagagaaacagaatgaagaggaacaaaaaatggAGGTACAAGAGAGAAGCTTCAAAGAAAACCTGGCCCAAGTGCAAGAGAAGATGGATAGGGAAAGAGAAAACCTTCGGAGAGAGCAGGAAACCATGCTGGAGCACAAGCTGAAG ATGCAAAAAGAGTTACTCACAGAAGGATCCAAAAAGGAAGCTGAGGCATTAAGTAAAGAGATAGATCAACTAAAAGAAGGTATTCAAACAACTGAAAAGTCCTTCAATATTTCAGATGTCCTTGATATGATGAGCATGGCATTGATTGCAGTACTCCCTGGGGCTTATAAAGTACTTGGTATGGGACTGAAACTTATCAGTGATCGTAAGAAAGGGGCTGAGAAACCCTACTAA